A stretch of Nonomuraea africana DNA encodes these proteins:
- a CDS encoding MerR family transcriptional regulator gives MRIGDLVQETGVNRRLLRYYEEQGLLRPVRLANGYRQYSEADVATVRHIRTLLAAGLSTTVIAQFLHCVHDRDGLAVPTACPTVLSNLRQQRARMAATITQLQTSQRELDQILATALGHSEQDSDGPPR, from the coding sequence ATGCGGATCGGCGATCTGGTCCAGGAGACGGGGGTGAACCGGCGGCTGCTGCGCTACTACGAGGAGCAGGGCCTGCTCAGGCCGGTACGGCTGGCCAACGGCTACCGCCAGTACTCCGAAGCGGATGTCGCGACGGTACGTCACATCCGCACCCTGCTCGCCGCCGGGCTCTCGACCACGGTCATCGCCCAGTTCCTGCACTGCGTCCACGACAGGGACGGGCTGGCGGTGCCGACGGCCTGCCCGACCGTGCTCTCCAACCTGCGGCAGCAGCGCGCTCGCATGGCGGCGACGATCACCCAGCTCCAGACCTCCCAGCGCGAGCTGGACCAGATCCTGGCCACCGCCCTCGGCCACTCCGAGCAGGACTCGGACGGGCCCCCGCGATAG
- a CDS encoding FAD-dependent oxidoreductase has translation MRVLVVGAGISGLAAARGLAAAGHEVVVLEQAQGLRLGGGAVTLWCNGTAILGDLGVDLEGTGQRLTTMCLRTASGRQVLEFDLEALAERFGSAARVIPRGSLINLLESGLPEGTVRFGTRVAELRTDGDGVRVRTETGQEYGGDFLVGADGVHSRVRALVLGGGPAALTGGAIWQGLTPAPFDPGSTTTLMVGRQGDFGYMGAGDGLMQWFFDVPWSPGAPPEDKPLEMLRRRFTGWGAPVEQVLASLGDGDAELFPHTRHKVPRHWGDGRCVLLGDAAHGMPPVGAQGTNQALEDVATLVECLDAVPDPAAVVGVYSSRRRRQAALASMIASHSLAVSGPRTLMQSEYLMRMNASVPPRLATRGFGGLLRTLSNRI, from the coding sequence GTGCGGGTGCTTGTGGTGGGGGCGGGGATCAGTGGGCTCGCGGCCGCGCGGGGGTTAGCCGCCGCAGGTCACGAGGTGGTGGTGCTGGAGCAGGCGCAGGGGCTGCGCCTCGGGGGTGGGGCCGTCACCCTGTGGTGCAACGGCACGGCGATCCTCGGGGACCTGGGTGTCGACCTGGAAGGGACGGGGCAGCGCCTGACGACGATGTGCCTGCGGACCGCGAGCGGCCGCCAGGTGCTGGAGTTCGATCTGGAAGCGCTGGCGGAACGGTTCGGGTCGGCGGCGCGGGTGATCCCGCGCGGGTCGCTGATCAACCTCCTGGAGAGCGGGCTGCCGGAGGGGACCGTACGGTTCGGCACGCGGGTCGCGGAGCTGCGGACCGACGGTGACGGCGTACGGGTGCGGACGGAGACAGGTCAGGAGTACGGCGGCGACTTCCTGGTGGGCGCCGACGGTGTGCACTCGCGGGTGCGCGCCCTCGTCCTGGGCGGTGGCCCGGCGGCGCTGACCGGTGGGGCGATCTGGCAGGGCCTGACGCCGGCCCCGTTCGACCCCGGGTCGACCACGACGTTGATGGTCGGCCGGCAGGGCGACTTCGGGTACATGGGCGCCGGCGACGGGCTCATGCAGTGGTTCTTCGACGTGCCGTGGTCGCCGGGCGCGCCACCGGAGGACAAGCCGCTGGAGATGCTGCGGCGGCGGTTCACGGGGTGGGGCGCGCCGGTCGAGCAGGTCCTGGCGTCGCTGGGGGACGGCGACGCCGAACTGTTCCCGCACACCCGGCACAAGGTGCCGCGCCACTGGGGTGACGGGCGGTGCGTGTTGCTCGGGGACGCGGCGCACGGGATGCCTCCCGTGGGGGCGCAGGGCACGAACCAGGCGCTCGAGGATGTGGCGACGCTGGTGGAGTGCCTGGACGCCGTACCCGATCCGGCCGCGGTCGTAGGCGTGTACTCGTCCAGGCGGAGGCGGCAGGCGGCCCTGGCCTCCATGATCGCCTCGCACAGTCTCGCGGTGTCCGGCCCGAGGACGTTGATGCAGAGCGAGTACCTCATGCGCATGAACGCTTCCGTGCCGCCGCGCCTGGCCACGCGCGGGTTCGGCGGCCTGCTGCGTACCCTCAGCAACCGGATCTGA
- a CDS encoding nuclear transport factor 2 family protein: protein MSTDVLTALLGAWQRAFDERRVADLVSLFTKDALFQGIGSPLRAGPAEIFGYYAAVPEGTTAQVDVLRGVELGEGLVGGFADVRFTGRAGEVRRIRLSVVAERVADAWLIRQYHAASHEP from the coding sequence ATGAGCACCGACGTTCTGACCGCACTGCTGGGCGCCTGGCAGCGTGCCTTCGACGAGCGCAGGGTGGCCGACCTCGTCTCGCTGTTCACCAAGGACGCGCTCTTCCAGGGCATCGGCTCACCTCTGCGGGCGGGCCCGGCGGAGATCTTCGGGTACTACGCCGCCGTCCCCGAGGGCACGACGGCACAGGTTGACGTGCTGCGCGGGGTCGAGCTGGGTGAGGGGCTCGTGGGTGGGTTCGCGGACGTCAGGTTCACCGGCCGCGCCGGTGAGGTCCGCCGGATACGCCTGTCCGTCGTCGCGGAGCGCGTCGCCGACGCCTGGCTCATCCGCCAGTATCACGCCGCGAGCCACGAGCCCTGA
- a CDS encoding S1 family peptidase translates to MFKAIVAALMAAGLALIGTATAAAATPGRPAIIGGRAATEPYSFMVSFQLSKLPEHHCGGSLVASDWVVTAAHCKGLMKPGKTLVRIGSPDRGKGGEVTSVKRVVTHPDWRLRGRDGDHKGDILLVQLDRKVPLEPIRVADDPGPVGTPTRVIGWGLVCEDPDDPACQPQQLQELDTVRVPDSRCLFLNRGAELCTGDRQGRTASACSGDSGGPQIRMVAGRWELIGATSRDGDDLDDRPDGGAGCSTNPDGGPGVGIWTDVTHYRSWIHDTIGAELHNFS, encoded by the coding sequence GTGTTCAAGGCAATCGTCGCCGCCCTCATGGCCGCCGGGCTCGCGCTGATCGGCACCGCCACGGCCGCCGCGGCCACCCCGGGCCGTCCTGCCATCATCGGAGGAAGGGCCGCGACGGAGCCCTACTCGTTCATGGTCTCCTTCCAGCTGAGCAAACTGCCCGAACACCACTGCGGCGGCTCCCTCGTCGCCTCGGACTGGGTCGTCACCGCCGCCCACTGCAAGGGGCTCATGAAGCCCGGCAAGACCCTGGTGCGCATCGGCTCCCCCGACCGCGGCAAGGGCGGAGAGGTCACCAGCGTCAAGCGCGTCGTCACCCATCCCGACTGGCGGCTGCGCGGCAGGGACGGCGACCACAAGGGCGACATTCTGCTGGTCCAGCTGGACCGGAAGGTTCCCCTCGAGCCCATCCGCGTCGCCGACGACCCCGGCCCGGTGGGCACGCCGACCCGCGTCATCGGCTGGGGCCTGGTATGCGAGGACCCTGACGATCCCGCGTGCCAGCCCCAGCAGCTGCAGGAACTCGACACGGTGCGGGTCCCCGACAGCAGGTGCCTGTTCCTCAACCGCGGCGCCGAGCTGTGCACCGGCGATCGCCAGGGCCGTACGGCCAGCGCCTGCAGCGGTGACTCCGGCGGGCCGCAGATCCGCATGGTGGCCGGCCGGTGGGAGCTGATCGGAGCCACCTCGCGCGACGGCGACGACCTCGATGACCGGCCGGACGGCGGCGCGGGCTGCTCCACCAACCCCGACGGCGGGCCGGGCGTCGGCATCTGGACCGACGTGACCCACTACCGCTCCTGGATCCACGACACCATCGGGGCGGAGCTGCACAACTTCTCCTGA
- a CDS encoding AraC family transcriptional regulator, which yields MTAGVERIAVQAGFGSPTAFRERFKRVAGVTPQSYRSAFRTNAS from the coding sequence TTGACGGCCGGCGTCGAGCGCATCGCCGTACAGGCCGGTTTCGGTTCGCCCACCGCGTTCAGGGAGCGGTTCAAACGAGTGGCCGGCGTCACGCCGCAGTCCTATCGCTCCGCCTTCCGCACCAACGCCTCCTGA
- a CDS encoding SDR family NAD(P)-dependent oxidoreductase, whose translation MSGAVIIGAGPGIGQAVARRFAQEGFSIALIARGKSTLEAAAEAVLKHGVQAVTLTADSTDEVALRAALDQAADEIGPPEVVVYNAAIIQADAPGELPAQGHLDAWAVNVVGALTAAAHTAPAMARRGRGSIIITGGMPEPKRQYVSLSLGKAGVRTLVTLLDQEYGAHGVHVASVTVAGPVAPGTAFDPDDIAEHYWRLHRQPRRRWEQEVVYTGSAAS comes from the coding sequence GTGTCTGGTGCAGTGATCATCGGGGCGGGCCCGGGCATCGGCCAAGCGGTCGCCCGCCGTTTCGCGCAGGAGGGATTCTCGATCGCCCTCATCGCACGCGGGAAGTCCACTCTGGAAGCCGCGGCCGAGGCCGTTCTCAAGCACGGGGTGCAGGCCGTCACCTTGACGGCGGACAGTACCGACGAGGTCGCGTTGCGCGCCGCGCTCGACCAGGCGGCCGATGAGATCGGCCCGCCGGAGGTCGTGGTGTACAACGCCGCGATCATCCAGGCCGACGCGCCTGGAGAGCTGCCGGCACAGGGTCACCTCGACGCCTGGGCGGTCAACGTGGTCGGCGCCCTCACCGCCGCCGCGCACACGGCGCCCGCGATGGCGAGGCGGGGGAGAGGCTCGATCATCATCACCGGCGGCATGCCCGAGCCGAAGCGGCAGTACGTGAGCCTCTCGCTGGGAAAGGCCGGCGTCCGAACCCTGGTGACGCTGCTCGACCAGGAGTACGGGGCCCACGGCGTGCACGTGGCCAGCGTCACCGTGGCCGGTCCGGTCGCTCCGGGCACCGCCTTCGACCCCGACGACATCGCCGAGCACTACTGGCGGTTGCACAGGCAACCGCGGCGGCGATGGGAGCAGGAGGTCGTCTACACCGGGTCCGCCGCGTCATGA
- a CDS encoding alpha/beta fold hydrolase, with product MPTFSAHDGTTLAYHVFGAGSPVICLPGGPMQDSVYLGELGGLSARRQLIMMDPRGTGRSAMPQDTASYRCDRLVDDVEALREHLGLDRLDLLAHSAGANLAALYAARHPERVGRLALITPSTFAVGIAATGESRLDIARLRKDEPWFTAAFTALEALMTGNATDDSRTAIDPFFYGRWDAAAQAHQADQDGHRNNEAAAVFGAEGAYDPDATRAALAAFNAPVLLLAGEVDLNTPPSVAAEFAELFPKAEFVVQPEAGHYPWLDDARRFVATTATFLG from the coding sequence TGCCTGCCGGGCGGCCCGATGCAGGACTCCGTCTACCTCGGTGAGCTCGGCGGCCTGTCGGCGCGGCGACAGCTGATCATGATGGACCCCCGGGGCACCGGCCGGTCCGCGATGCCGCAGGACACCGCCTCCTACCGTTGTGACCGGCTGGTCGACGATGTCGAGGCGCTGCGCGAGCACCTTGGTCTCGACCGGCTGGACCTGCTCGCGCACTCCGCCGGCGCGAACCTCGCGGCGCTGTATGCCGCCCGGCACCCGGAACGCGTCGGCAGGCTCGCCCTGATCACTCCGAGCACCTTCGCCGTCGGCATCGCGGCCACCGGTGAGTCCCGGCTCGACATCGCGCGGCTCCGCAAGGACGAGCCCTGGTTCACCGCGGCCTTCACGGCTCTCGAAGCCCTCATGACCGGCAACGCCACCGACGACAGCCGGACGGCTATCGACCCCTTCTTCTACGGCCGATGGGACGCGGCGGCGCAAGCCCACCAGGCGGACCAGGACGGCCACCGGAACAACGAAGCGGCAGCCGTCTTCGGCGCCGAGGGCGCATACGACCCAGACGCCACGCGCGCGGCACTGGCCGCCTTCAACGCCCCGGTGCTGCTGCTCGCCGGAGAGGTCGACCTGAACACGCCCCCGAGCGTCGCGGCCGAGTTCGCCGAGCTCTTCCCGAAGGCCGAGTTCGTCGTCCAGCCCGAGGCGGGCCACTATCCATGGCTCGATGACGCCCGCCGGTTCGTCGCGACGACCGCGACGTTCCTCGGATGA
- a CDS encoding TIGR00730 family Rossman fold protein yields the protein MNICVFCSAADLDERYTVPAREFAELIGKGGHTLVWGGSDSGLMKVMADGVQEAGGRLVGISVEFLAHKARPVADEMVIARDLAERKAQLLARADAIVIMVGGSGTLDEATEILELKKHGLHAKPVVLLNTAGFYDGLKQQFQRMEAEGFLPVPLTELVFFAEEGVGAIAFLEERAGVQS from the coding sequence ATGAACATCTGTGTCTTCTGCTCCGCCGCCGACCTCGACGAGCGCTACACCGTCCCCGCGCGAGAGTTCGCCGAACTGATCGGGAAGGGCGGCCACACCCTGGTGTGGGGTGGCTCCGACTCGGGCCTGATGAAGGTCATGGCGGACGGCGTGCAGGAGGCCGGTGGCCGGCTCGTCGGCATCTCGGTGGAGTTCCTGGCGCACAAGGCGCGCCCCGTCGCCGACGAGATGGTGATCGCTCGTGACCTCGCCGAGCGCAAGGCGCAGCTCCTCGCCCGCGCCGACGCTATCGTGATCATGGTGGGTGGCAGCGGCACCCTCGACGAGGCCACCGAGATCCTCGAACTGAAGAAGCACGGCCTGCATGCCAAGCCGGTGGTGCTGTTGAACACCGCCGGGTTCTACGACGGGCTGAAGCAGCAGTTCCAGCGCATGGAGGCGGAGGGGTTCCTGCCGGTGCCGCTCACCGAGCTGGTGTTCTTCGCCGAAGAAGGGGTCGGCGCCATCGCGTTCCTGGAGGAGCGGGCGGGCGTGCAGAGCTGA
- a CDS encoding cytochrome b yields MSELKSVPKAIAGPSSYLDDRIGAGTFLKRNLRKIFPDHWSFLLGEIALYSFIILLLSGTFLTFFFKPSMMHVIYDGPYEPLKGVMMSEAYASTLEISFEVRGGLLMRQIHHWAALLFVAGMMVHMLRVFFTGAYRKPRELNWLIGVLLLTLALVEGLTGYSLPDDLLSGAGLRITEGVAISLPLVGTYITFFLFGGEYPGEYVIARFYSLHILLIPGILLALISAHLVLMWVQKHTQMPGKGRNNHNVVGAPFYPAFMLKAGAFFMFTFAVVAGLATFTQINPIWAFGPYTPADISAGSQPDFYMGFLEGSLRLMPAWEINLFGTSEFGTLPLSVIIPALLPMGIIMTGLALYPFMERWVTGDTREHHVADRPRNNPHRTSIGMAAITFYGVLWLLGANDEISAFFQVSLNWTTYIGRVLVLVGPVIAYMITYRICLGLQRSDAAVIGHGVESGVIKRLPHGEFIEVHTPPAEDIEAHMRGKEAIRQVDVDADTEGIPPKGMRAPLGKLRGRMSKAYGGEKIPLDAGHGHGEEHAEIGPGDEAPRKRG; encoded by the coding sequence GTGAGCGAACTCAAGTCCGTTCCCAAGGCCATCGCGGGTCCGTCCAGTTACCTCGACGACCGGATCGGCGCGGGGACCTTCCTCAAGCGCAACCTGCGCAAGATCTTCCCCGACCACTGGTCGTTCCTGCTCGGTGAGATCGCGCTCTACTCGTTCATCATCCTGCTGCTGAGCGGGACGTTCCTGACGTTCTTCTTCAAGCCCAGCATGATGCACGTGATCTATGACGGTCCTTACGAGCCGCTCAAGGGCGTCATGATGTCCGAGGCGTACGCCTCGACGCTGGAGATCAGCTTCGAGGTGCGAGGTGGTCTGCTGATGCGGCAGATCCACCACTGGGCCGCGCTGTTGTTCGTCGCCGGCATGATGGTGCACATGCTCCGCGTGTTCTTCACGGGTGCATACCGTAAGCCGCGCGAGCTGAACTGGCTGATCGGCGTGCTGCTGCTGACGCTGGCGCTGGTCGAGGGTCTGACGGGGTACTCGCTGCCCGATGACCTGCTGTCGGGTGCGGGGTTGCGGATCACCGAGGGTGTGGCGATCTCGTTGCCGCTGGTGGGTACGTACATCACGTTCTTCCTGTTCGGCGGGGAGTACCCGGGTGAATACGTCATCGCGCGGTTCTACTCGCTGCACATCTTGCTGATTCCCGGCATTCTGCTGGCGTTGATCTCGGCGCACCTGGTGCTGATGTGGGTGCAGAAGCACACGCAGATGCCGGGCAAGGGGCGCAACAACCACAACGTGGTCGGTGCGCCGTTCTACCCGGCGTTCATGCTCAAGGCCGGGGCGTTCTTCATGTTCACCTTCGCGGTGGTCGCGGGGTTGGCCACGTTCACGCAGATCAACCCGATCTGGGCGTTCGGTCCCTACACCCCCGCGGACATCTCGGCGGGTTCGCAGCCCGACTTCTACATGGGCTTCCTGGAGGGCTCGCTGCGGCTCATGCCGGCGTGGGAGATCAACCTCTTCGGCACCAGCGAGTTCGGCACGCTGCCGCTGAGCGTCATCATCCCGGCCCTGTTGCCGATGGGCATCATCATGACCGGCCTGGCGCTGTATCCGTTCATGGAGCGGTGGGTGACCGGCGACACGCGCGAGCACCACGTCGCCGACCGTCCCCGCAACAACCCGCACCGCACCTCGATCGGTATGGCGGCCATCACGTTCTACGGCGTGTTGTGGCTGCTGGGCGCCAATGACGAGATCTCGGCCTTCTTCCAGGTCAGTCTCAACTGGACGACCTACATCGGCCGGGTGCTGGTGCTGGTGGGCCCGGTGATCGCCTACATGATCACCTACCGCATCTGCCTGGGCCTGCAGCGTTCCGACGCCGCGGTGATCGGGCACGGTGTGGAGTCGGGTGTGATCAAGCGGCTGCCGCATGGTGAGTTCATCGAGGTTCACACGCCGCCGGCGGAGGACATCGAGGCGCACATGCGCGGCAAGGAGGCGATCCGGCAGGTGGACGTGGACGCCGACACCGAGGGCATTCCGCCGAAGGGGATGCGCGCCCCGCTGGGCAAGCTGCGTGGACGGATGTCGAAGGCGTACGGCGGGGAGAAGATCCCGCTGGACGCCGGCCACGGTCACGGCGAGGAACACGCCGAGATCGGCCCCGGCGACGAGGCACCGCGGAAGCGAGGGTAA
- a CDS encoding zinc-binding dehydrogenase produces MHALVVDRSHPTGLRIADVRDPEPAPNQALVRVAATSLNYGEVKYVLAGQPDGAVPGWDAAGVVERPAADGSGPAAGTPVVTVADGGAWAELRAVDTALIGTVPVGADLGAIATIPVAGASALRALQRIGALPGRRILVTGATGGVGRYAVQLAHQGGAHVVAVTGDPETHGDGLRRLGADEVITAPGELGEPVDGVVELVGGAHLVDAYARLTEHGTLVTVGHASQEDTVFPAGSFLGNEGRHNRTISTFYLLACTGLAPDLTHLAELVAQGALDPGIAWRGSWDKAAEAFDALRERRLHGKAVLDLT; encoded by the coding sequence ATGCATGCTCTCGTCGTCGACCGCTCCCACCCCACCGGGCTGCGGATCGCGGACGTCCGCGATCCCGAACCGGCTCCGAACCAGGCGCTGGTCCGGGTCGCCGCCACCTCGCTGAACTACGGCGAGGTGAAGTACGTCCTCGCGGGCCAACCCGACGGGGCCGTCCCCGGCTGGGACGCGGCCGGCGTGGTGGAGCGCCCGGCCGCGGACGGGTCAGGACCGGCCGCGGGAACCCCGGTGGTCACCGTGGCCGACGGCGGCGCCTGGGCCGAACTCCGGGCCGTGGACACCGCGTTGATCGGCACCGTCCCTGTGGGCGCCGACCTCGGGGCCATCGCCACGATCCCGGTCGCGGGGGCCAGCGCCCTGCGCGCCCTGCAACGGATCGGCGCCCTGCCAGGCAGGCGCATCCTGGTCACCGGCGCCACCGGCGGCGTCGGCAGGTACGCGGTGCAACTCGCCCACCAAGGCGGCGCGCACGTGGTCGCGGTCACGGGCGATCCCGAGACACATGGGGACGGCCTGCGGCGGCTCGGCGCCGACGAAGTGATCACCGCGCCTGGAGAGCTCGGCGAACCGGTGGACGGCGTCGTCGAGCTGGTCGGCGGCGCCCATCTCGTCGACGCGTACGCCAGGCTCACCGAACACGGCACCCTGGTCACCGTCGGCCACGCCTCGCAGGAGGACACCGTCTTCCCCGCCGGCTCGTTCCTGGGCAACGAAGGCCGCCACAACCGCACCATCTCCACCTTCTACCTGCTGGCCTGCACCGGCCTCGCCCCGGATCTGACCCACCTGGCCGAACTGGTCGCCCAGGGCGCACTCGACCCCGGCATCGCCTGGCGCGGCAGCTGGGACAAGGCCGCCGAAGCCTTCGACGCCCTGCGTGAGCGCCGCCTGCACGGCAAGGCCGTCCTCGACCTGACCTGA
- the pstS gene encoding phosphate ABC transporter substrate-binding protein PstS encodes MTAIAGSFALAALALTACVTDPHETVVATSDIVTIRASGSSAQLGAMDAWRSEFHELHPGVRIDYRANDSGAGVRDFIQGLTAFAGSDVPMRPKEQALADKRCGSRALHLPMVVGPIAVAYNLPSVPALKLSPDTLAGVFSGRITRWNAPELAADNRGARLPSTKIQVIHRSDDSGTSHNFTTYLKAAGGWPYEPSRKWPAPGRGVETSSGVTEAVKETEGAIGYMEYGFASDAELQTAKVRNAAGEFVALSPESASTSLSGAEFVGENGDLAMRLNYLTKEKGAYPITLVTYEIVCQKGSDPLVRTFLRYTASNAGQAHLSLFGYAPLPPEVIVKVRAQVDALT; translated from the coding sequence ATGACAGCGATCGCCGGATCCTTCGCGCTGGCGGCTCTTGCCCTGACCGCCTGCGTGACCGATCCGCACGAAACCGTGGTGGCGACCAGCGACATCGTCACGATCCGGGCCTCGGGCTCGTCAGCGCAGCTCGGCGCGATGGACGCGTGGCGCTCGGAGTTCCATGAGCTCCATCCCGGCGTGCGGATCGATTACCGGGCCAACGACTCGGGCGCGGGGGTGCGGGACTTCATCCAGGGCCTGACCGCGTTCGCCGGCTCCGACGTCCCGATGAGACCGAAGGAGCAGGCGCTGGCGGACAAGCGATGCGGTAGCCGGGCGCTCCACCTCCCGATGGTGGTGGGCCCGATCGCCGTGGCGTACAACCTGCCGTCGGTGCCCGCGCTCAAGCTCTCGCCCGACACACTGGCCGGCGTGTTCAGCGGGCGGATCACCCGGTGGAACGCCCCCGAACTCGCCGCCGACAACCGCGGAGCGCGTCTGCCCTCCACGAAGATCCAGGTCATCCACCGCTCCGACGACTCGGGCACCAGCCACAACTTCACCACTTACCTGAAGGCGGCGGGCGGCTGGCCGTACGAGCCGTCCAGGAAGTGGCCCGCGCCCGGCCGCGGCGTCGAGACCTCCAGCGGCGTCACGGAGGCGGTGAAGGAGACCGAGGGCGCGATCGGTTACATGGAGTACGGCTTCGCCAGCGACGCCGAGCTGCAGACCGCGAAGGTGCGCAACGCCGCGGGCGAGTTCGTCGCGCTGTCACCGGAGAGCGCGTCCACGAGCCTCAGCGGGGCCGAGTTCGTCGGCGAGAACGGCGATCTGGCCATGAGGCTGAACTACCTGACCAAGGAGAAGGGCGCGTACCCGATCACGCTCGTCACCTACGAGATCGTCTGCCAGAAGGGGTCGGACCCGCTGGTGCGCACCTTCCTCCGCTACACCGCCAGCAACGCGGGCCAGGCGCACCTGTCCCTGTTCGGCTACGCCCCGCTGCCGCCGGAAGTGATCGTCAAGGTCCGCGCCCAGGTCGACGCCTTGACCTAG
- a CDS encoding MerR family transcriptional regulator yields the protein MKISELARKAKVSTKAVRYYESLGLVTPVRLDNGYRDYSADDLRRVREIRALSRLGISVDRTRPFLECLDVGHEHADDCPSSLAGYRAAIDELTTRIDALTERRTELIARLRSAAARNFPLSPRDQERTKMTNLYELPAGLPVPEDDGAARHLAATAVPELTLPSTTGETVRLHDLGEGRHVLYVFPLIGTPDVDLPRGWDDIPGARGCTPEACDFRDHYEDLTAAGAASVHGMSVQTTDYLRGVVDRLRLPYAMLSDTEFRLAKALELPTFEAGGERFYRRLTFVIRAGKIEHVFYPIFPPNEHAQQVLAWLKSNPA from the coding sequence ATGAAGATCAGTGAACTCGCACGCAAGGCGAAAGTGAGCACCAAGGCGGTTCGCTACTACGAATCGCTGGGACTGGTCACCCCGGTCAGGCTCGACAACGGCTATCGCGACTACTCGGCCGACGACCTCCGGCGGGTCCGCGAGATCCGCGCGCTCTCCCGGCTGGGCATCTCGGTGGACCGGACACGGCCGTTCCTGGAATGCCTGGACGTCGGTCATGAGCACGCCGATGACTGTCCCTCGTCGCTGGCCGGGTATCGCGCCGCGATCGACGAGCTGACCACGCGGATCGACGCCCTCACCGAGCGCAGGACCGAGCTGATCGCCCGGCTGCGAAGCGCCGCCGCCCGCAACTTCCCCCTCTCCCCGCGCGACCAGGAGCGAACAAAGATGACCAACCTCTACGAACTTCCCGCGGGCCTGCCCGTTCCCGAGGACGACGGCGCGGCCCGTCACCTGGCGGCGACGGCGGTGCCGGAGCTCACGCTGCCCAGCACCACCGGTGAAACGGTGCGACTCCATGACCTGGGAGAGGGCCGTCACGTCCTGTACGTCTTCCCGCTCATCGGCACCCCGGACGTCGACCTGCCCCGAGGCTGGGACGACATCCCGGGAGCGCGCGGTTGCACCCCCGAGGCCTGCGACTTCCGCGACCACTACGAGGACCTCACCGCCGCCGGAGCGGCCAGCGTGCACGGGATGTCCGTCCAGACCACCGACTACCTGCGAGGAGTCGTGGATCGGCTGCGGCTGCCCTACGCCATGCTCTCCGACACCGAGTTCCGGCTCGCCAAAGCACTCGAGCTGCCGACCTTCGAGGCCGGCGGAGAGCGCTTCTACCGGCGGCTCACGTTCGTCATCCGTGCAGGGAAGATCGAGCACGTCTTCTACCCGATCTTCCCACCGAACGAGCACGCCCAGCAGGTCCTCGCCTGGCTGAAGAGCAACCCCGCCTGA
- a CDS encoding DUF3995 domain-containing protein, which yields MTKPSTAAWAGATSLAPYAVMKTYWAFGGSAGKPAGDLAVQLEANGAPDVLVWMERHGLDFTAVGALVAMLFLAALVMSWGARLPRWSLLVPGWAGALTLTPYGLGTMIAAPLGFTVGDAEGWSAWVGIVGGLAFAGLGIALGICTRSYQRRTSPEARNTRRPASLV from the coding sequence ATGACGAAACCTTCGACCGCCGCCTGGGCCGGCGCCACCTCCCTTGCTCCTTACGCCGTGATGAAGACCTACTGGGCGTTCGGCGGGAGCGCGGGCAAGCCCGCCGGTGACCTCGCCGTCCAACTCGAGGCGAACGGCGCGCCCGACGTGCTGGTGTGGATGGAACGGCACGGTCTCGATTTCACCGCCGTCGGGGCGCTGGTCGCGATGCTGTTCCTGGCCGCGCTGGTCATGTCCTGGGGAGCCAGGCTGCCGCGCTGGAGCCTGCTGGTGCCCGGCTGGGCGGGCGCGCTGACGTTGACACCGTACGGGCTCGGCACCATGATCGCCGCTCCGCTCGGCTTCACGGTGGGGGACGCCGAGGGCTGGTCGGCCTGGGTGGGGATCGTCGGCGGCCTGGCGTTCGCCGGACTGGGCATCGCGCTCGGCATCTGCACTCGGTCCTACCAGCGACGGACCAGCCCCGAGGCCAGGAACACGCGAAGGCCCGCGTCGCTGGTGTGA